A single genomic interval of Bacillus sp. es.036 harbors:
- a CDS encoding GNAT family N-acetyltransferase: MSSIRTMTRSDIHKVSMLIAELNNKEDSYIGYCGTEVEEIANSFVEDITDVHYTKSFVVAYEKDELIGVLGFDASLESQYAEIWGPFAKEPGWTNQLWTEMEKLLPPNIHQLHMFTSNHNRNLLSFAKELGFVKQSEQTILTVSREDRQQIKDEPIVELTEEYFSEIIQLHNEAFPETYYNGQQLIERLSPNRKVFIVKKSNQLKGYIYVEAEPAFGEASIEYMAVKDLERGKGFGKQLINGAIQWLFSYENIASITICVNAANETAIKLYKKVGFEHEHDLVFLQKNR, encoded by the coding sequence TTGAGTTCAATCAGAACAATGACTAGGTCTGACATCCATAAAGTTTCGATGCTAATTGCAGAGTTAAACAATAAGGAAGATTCGTACATTGGCTATTGTGGAACAGAAGTTGAAGAGATTGCTAACTCTTTTGTAGAAGATATAACGGATGTTCATTATACGAAGAGTTTTGTCGTAGCTTATGAGAAAGATGAGTTGATTGGTGTTTTAGGATTTGATGCTTCCCTAGAAAGTCAATATGCAGAAATATGGGGGCCATTTGCGAAAGAACCTGGATGGACCAACCAATTATGGACTGAAATGGAGAAATTACTACCCCCTAATATACATCAACTCCATATGTTCACAAGTAATCACAATCGAAATCTATTAAGTTTCGCTAAGGAATTGGGATTTGTTAAACAAAGTGAGCAAACTATATTAACAGTTTCTCGTGAGGATAGGCAGCAAATAAAAGATGAACCGATTGTGGAACTTACGGAAGAGTACTTCTCAGAGATAATACAATTACATAATGAAGCTTTTCCAGAAACCTATTATAACGGACAACAATTGATCGAGCGCCTTAGTCCGAATCGAAAAGTGTTTATTGTTAAAAAATCCAATCAGCTAAAAGGATACATCTATGTGGAGGCTGAACCAGCGTTTGGAGAGGCTAGCATTGAGTATATGGCCGTTAAAGACTTGGAACGAGGTAAGGGGTTTGGGAAGCAGCTGATAAATGGTGCCATTCAATGGCTATTTTCTTATGAGAATATTGCTTCCATTACCATATGTGTTAACGCAGCTAATGAAACAGCCATAAAATTGTATAAGAAGGTTGGTTTTGAGCACGAACATGATTTAGTATTTTTGCAGAAGAATAGGTGA
- a CDS encoding GntR family transcriptional regulator, translating into MKIIISNSSKTPIYEQIHLQLKEQILAGDLKSGQPLPSMRQLAKDLNVSLITSKRAYEELEKNGFIYSIVGKGSFVSEQNKEMIKERKMQGIEEQLVTAIKNSKDIGVTLTELKELLTILYRGEE; encoded by the coding sequence ATGAAAATTATAATTTCCAACAGTTCAAAGACACCGATTTATGAACAGATTCACCTTCAATTAAAAGAACAGATCCTAGCAGGTGATCTGAAGTCAGGACAGCCACTTCCATCGATGCGTCAATTGGCGAAGGATCTAAATGTTAGTCTCATAACATCTAAACGCGCTTATGAGGAACTTGAAAAAAATGGGTTCATTTATTCTATCGTTGGAAAAGGGTCATTTGTATCGGAACAAAATAAGGAAATGATTAAGGAAAGAAAAATGCAGGGGATTGAAGAGCAATTGGTGACTGCCATCAAAAATAGTAAAGACATCGGCGTCACACTAACCGAATTAAAAGAGTTGCTGACTATATTATATAGGGGGGAAGAATGA
- a CDS encoding ABC transporter ATP-binding protein has protein sequence MQDENVIELQHVCKSFEGFSLRDFSLKVKKGYVTGFIGGNGVGKSTTIKLIMNLLQPDSGSVSVFGLNYKDHEKEIKQRIGFVFDENVFYEHLTLAEIKAIVRNAYVNWDEQIFNEYVSMFNLPLTKKMQTFSKGMMIKASLSIALSHHAELIIMDEPTSGLDPIFRRELLDLLHELLQDGDKTIFFSTHITSDLASIADYITFIHDGKHIFTKDFQEIEEEYAIVKGGLELLDQETEQEFIAVRKMPYGFEALTSDKQRARSIYGEMAHYEAPTLEDIMYFTKKGERSLV, from the coding sequence ATGCAAGATGAAAATGTTATAGAACTCCAGCATGTCTGTAAGTCCTTTGAAGGTTTTAGCTTAAGGGACTTTTCGTTAAAAGTTAAAAAGGGTTATGTGACAGGATTTATCGGTGGAAATGGTGTAGGGAAGTCCACCACAATTAAACTGATTATGAATTTGTTACAACCTGATAGTGGATCGGTTTCTGTATTTGGATTAAATTACAAAGATCATGAAAAAGAAATTAAGCAGCGAATTGGATTTGTATTTGATGAAAATGTTTTCTATGAACATCTCACACTAGCTGAGATTAAAGCGATTGTGAGAAATGCATATGTGAATTGGGATGAACAGATATTCAACGAATATGTGAGCATGTTTAACTTACCGCTAACTAAAAAAATGCAAACATTTTCAAAAGGAATGATGATTAAAGCGTCTTTAAGTATCGCACTGTCTCATCATGCGGAATTAATTATTATGGATGAACCCACTTCAGGATTAGATCCTATTTTTCGAAGAGAACTATTAGATCTGTTGCATGAACTTCTGCAAGATGGGGATAAAACAATCTTTTTTTCCACTCATATTACATCTGATCTAGCCTCGATTGCTGATTATATAACCTTTATTCATGATGGAAAGCATATTTTCACGAAAGATTTTCAAGAAATTGAGGAGGAATATGCGATTGTAAAAGGGGGGCTGGAATTACTAGATCAGGAAACAGAACAGGAATTTATAGCTGTACGAAAAATGCCTTATGGATTTGAAGCTTTAACCTCAGATAAACAACGCGCAAGGAGTATATATGGAGAAATGGCGCATTATGAAGCTCCAACTCTTGAAGATATCATGTATTTCACAAAAAAAGGAGAAAGATCTCTTGTTTAA
- a CDS encoding ABC-2 transporter permease, with product MFNLIRKDIILLKKTMLVLLAILCVYLILDFSIIWVGILCSIVISMLAFTLDEKSTIQLLLNSLPYTRKEIVSSKYIVAVLFTLLIGAVTYIGNIIIHGEMTSWKELLFMIAVVMSILSFIFPFCYKFKSNYLMIAAIGLFALYLLTVTFFIHDLNDRMRAFVKLLITSDNTVEYLVIGVSVFLLYIGSGFVSLRIYRKKLF from the coding sequence TTGTTTAACTTAATACGTAAAGATATCATCTTACTAAAAAAAACGATGCTCGTATTATTGGCAATTTTATGTGTGTATTTGATCTTAGATTTTTCTATTATCTGGGTAGGAATCCTTTGTAGTATTGTGATATCGATGCTTGCCTTTACGCTTGATGAAAAATCCACTATCCAACTATTGCTTAACTCTCTCCCCTATACAAGGAAAGAGATCGTGAGTTCAAAGTATATTGTTGCCGTTCTCTTTACACTATTGATCGGTGCAGTTACTTATATTGGTAACATAATCATCCATGGAGAAATGACTTCTTGGAAAGAACTATTGTTCATGATTGCTGTTGTGATGTCGATTCTGTCATTCATATTTCCTTTTTGTTATAAATTTAAAAGCAATTATCTTATGATAGCGGCAATTGGTTTATTTGCATTGTATCTGTTAACAGTTACTTTTTTTATCCATGATTTAAATGACCGAATGAGAGCGTTTGTTAAGTTGCTTATAACTTCCGACAATACTGTAGAATATCTTGTTATAGGGGTGTCCGTTTTCCTTTTATACATAGGTTCAGGATTTGTGTCCCTTCGTATTTATAGAAAGAAATTGTTTTAA
- a CDS encoding heterocycloanthracin/sonorensin family bacteriocin produces MNQFQNDLQHLDVGEYHAQELVPCEQANYYPNGDQNVDPNDTRIIGFVCFGCFRCAGCVGCAGCAGCGGCAGCGGCARCARCAGCGGCAARCGGCGRCGGR; encoded by the coding sequence ATGAATCAATTTCAAAACGATCTTCAGCACTTAGATGTTGGAGAGTACCATGCCCAGGAGTTAGTTCCTTGCGAGCAAGCGAACTATTATCCAAATGGGGATCAGAATGTAGATCCAAATGATACTCGTATAATTGGGTTTGTATGCTTTGGGTGTTTCCGCTGTGCGGGTTGCGTTGGCTGTGCCGGCTGTGCGGGTTGCGGCGGTTGTGCTGGCTGTGGTGGATGTGCTCGCTGTGCGCGATGCGCAGGTTGTGGTGGATGTGCCGCAAGATGTGGTGGATGTGGCAGATGCGGTGGTCGCTGA
- a CDS encoding VOC family protein: protein MSHSLFNGIHYIRIPVVNLSESVSWYSECLQFTLKFNRGDLAVLSLEEGPLFVLVEADENSRGHFFKNGEPEFSVGLTTSNINRLYNYLVDQDVKVEPIQEDEGHQFFHFYDPNGNKLQVHN, encoded by the coding sequence ATGAGCCATTCACTTTTTAATGGTATTCACTATATTCGAATACCAGTCGTCAATCTCAGTGAGTCCGTTTCCTGGTACTCAGAGTGTTTACAGTTCACCTTAAAATTTAATCGAGGTGATTTGGCGGTCTTATCGCTTGAAGAAGGTCCCCTCTTCGTTTTAGTAGAAGCAGACGAGAACTCGAGAGGCCACTTCTTCAAAAATGGTGAACCAGAATTTTCTGTTGGTCTGACTACTTCAAACATTAATCGACTCTATAACTATTTAGTTGATCAAGATGTGAAAGTAGAGCCGATCCAGGAGGATGAGGGACACCAATTCTTTCACTTTTATGACCCTAACGGAAACAAACTGCAGGTACATAACTAA
- a CDS encoding phosphotransferase family protein: MEKEMKSKVEEIIGKIERMSLLQDQGCTSEVHQVVTEEGSYVLKSSYERKYREWLRNEAVVLEKLNTNTEIPMPSYYGYFEGKNSSHLIMSFEKGITLTTALREAEMQEQLSLIKSFGQFLQRLHETTDTGFQNNYWLAEQLKKAESYLETGHADGDLMLLQKITLDQPSSVQQTMIHGDCTTDNVMVINGKVSMFIDVAGMTIGDPRYDESLAIRKWINHQESIEAFYEGYRRYKVSKEEFAYFNEGLYEFF, from the coding sequence ATGGAAAAAGAGATGAAAAGTAAAGTAGAAGAAATAATAGGAAAAATAGAGCGAATGAGTTTATTACAAGATCAGGGGTGTACCTCAGAAGTGCATCAAGTCGTCACAGAGGAAGGCAGCTATGTGCTAAAAAGTTCCTATGAACGAAAATATCGAGAATGGTTAAGAAATGAAGCTGTTGTATTAGAAAAGCTAAATACGAACACAGAGATCCCAATGCCGAGCTATTATGGTTATTTTGAAGGGAAGAATAGTAGCCATCTCATTATGTCATTTGAGAAGGGGATAACATTAACCACTGCATTAAGAGAAGCAGAGATGCAAGAACAACTGTCATTAATTAAGAGTTTTGGACAGTTTCTTCAACGTCTCCATGAAACGACTGATACTGGGTTCCAAAATAATTATTGGCTTGCTGAACAGTTAAAAAAGGCGGAGAGTTACCTGGAAACTGGTCACGCTGACGGGGATTTAATGCTTTTACAGAAGATAACATTAGATCAACCATCAAGCGTCCAACAAACGATGATACACGGGGACTGCACTACCGATAATGTGATGGTTATAAACGGAAAAGTGAGTATGTTTATTGATGTTGCGGGAATGACGATAGGCGATCCTAGGTATGATGAATCCTTAGCGATTCGAAAATGGATTAACCATCAAGAATCCATAGAGGCTTTTTACGAAGGATACCGTCGATATAAGGTGTCTAAAGAAGAGTTCGCGTATTTCAATGAGGGGTTATATGAATTTTTCTAA
- a CDS encoding nucleotidyltransferase family protein: MKLIENDERMMEIIKAASQLNLPDWWICAGFVRSKIWDTVHGFENSTDPPDVDVIYYDQEEISEKTEKELEAELKRILPDVPWSVKNEARMHVKNHIEPYTSAEDAISKFPETATALGVKIDKDNNLILTAPWGVDDVINLELKPTPFIKESEERTAIYRERVIKKNWKGIWEKIEVFQL; this comes from the coding sequence ATGAAGCTAATCGAAAACGATGAACGAATGATGGAAATCATCAAGGCTGCAAGTCAGCTGAATTTGCCAGATTGGTGGATTTGTGCTGGGTTTGTGCGTTCAAAAATTTGGGATACCGTGCATGGATTTGAAAACAGTACTGATCCGCCAGATGTTGATGTTATTTATTATGATCAAGAAGAAATAAGTGAAAAAACTGAAAAAGAATTAGAAGCTGAGTTGAAGAGAATCCTTCCAGATGTACCGTGGTCTGTGAAGAATGAAGCACGAATGCACGTGAAGAATCACATAGAACCCTACACTTCTGCAGAGGATGCGATTTCCAAGTTTCCAGAAACCGCAACGGCTCTTGGGGTCAAAATCGATAAGGATAACAATCTTATTCTTACTGCTCCCTGGGGTGTCGATGATGTGATCAATTTAGAGTTGAAGCCGACACCTTTTATTAAAGAGAGTGAAGAAAGAACTGCCATTTATAGAGAGCGAGTGATAAAGAAAAATTGGAAGGGGATTTGGGAGAAGATCGAAGTGTTTCAGTTATAA